The proteins below come from a single Carassius carassius chromosome 11, fCarCar2.1, whole genome shotgun sequence genomic window:
- the LOC132152373 gene encoding immunoglobulin superfamily member 2-like: MVNFCSQLRHLPLLLCLTGLVQWDLCSSQRLVQIQEGPLYRVKGYPISISCNVTAFKGPAKQDFQFKVKKSNADINMISTFDPNFSYSIFADRVRIKDIEIKMLSGSSVLLWIKNLLEEDAGDLICETPNTDGSYWGNYAAETKLNVIGDTLEASYSGSPSKSLSEGDPLQLECQVSSQTFQHTHLSVTWFLHGEEDENPRPIITMDKDLTVKPGAGFEDRYRAGLISMDKVEDTTYRLKMPQVQQSDQGKFFCKATEWIQDPDRSWTQIAYKNTTACNVEVKLFLIQDGACLFGWSSAALLFICMVVCLAS; the protein is encoded by the exons atctgtgtaGCAGTCAGCGTCTGGTCCAGATCCAAGAAGGTCCTCTGTACAGAGTGAAAGGATATCCAATCTCAATATCCTGTAATGTTACAGCGTTTAAAGGCCCAGCTAAGCAGGATTTTCAATTCAAAGTCAAGAAGTCAAATGCAGATATAAATATGATCAGTACTTTTGACCCAAACTTTTCCTACAGCATATTCGCAGACAGGGTAAGAATAAAAGATATTGAGATTAAAATGTTGTCAGGTTCTTCAGTTCTTTTGTGGATCAAAAATTTGCTGGAGGAGGATGCCGGTGATTTGATCTGTGAGACCCCAAACACAGATGGCTCATATTGGGGAAATTATGCTGCAGAAACCAAGCTTAATG TGATTGGGGACACCCTGGAGGCATCGTACTCTGGATCTCCCTCTAAGAGCTTGTCTGAAGGTGATCCTCTTCAGCTTGAGTGCCAGGTCTCCAGCCAGACTTTTCAACACACTCATCTGTCAGTCACGTGGTTTCTCCATGGTGAAGAGGATGAAAACCCCAGACCAATCATTACTATGGACAAAGATCTGACAGTAAAGCCAGGAGCTGGATTTGAGGATCGCTATCGTGCTGGTCTTATTAGCATGGATAAGGTGGAGGACACAACCTACAGACTGAAGATGCCTCAAGTGCAGCAGTCAGACCAGGGGAAGTTCTTCTGCAAAGCCACTGAATGGATCCAAGACCCAGACCGTTCCTGGACACAGATTGCCTACAAAAACACCACAGCATGCAATGTAGAGGTTAAACTCTTCTTGATCCAAGATGGCGCCTGTTTGTTTGGCTGGTCGTCTGCTGCTCTCTTGTTTATTTGTATGGTTGTTTGCCTGGCTTCCTAA